One window from the genome of Entelurus aequoreus isolate RoL-2023_Sb linkage group LG04, RoL_Eaeq_v1.1, whole genome shotgun sequence encodes:
- the wfs1b gene encoding wolframin, whose protein sequence is MEASPTHIPNPGRSPPTTVRTDSLPPRPSANPPSPNKTTPNLSMTTPSSSSSSCFSTTHQAAPRLYSRSCSLSTPTCSPLRSPVRSPSQLGRAQLNAASSVNAGAPTSPETEDPEEEVSLEDVAERAKSGDAKSQTKMGRVFLALAQDRDEELNNCTAVTWLVQAAKQGRKDAVKLLQQCLGSRKGITLENYNEVRKLCMETRFERGVRKAALLMYWKLNPERKKSVAVAEMLENVEHVRTDQDKPVAPGPLNSSAKKQRRVLETMVTSESVSHVGMDEFVEMTKKYAQGIAPPPAMAAVSTSDEDEEDEDVVKNPDELPLHQKLLKFPLHALLEIKEHLIDWASRAGMQWLSALIPTHHVNALIFFFIISNLTIDFFIFLIPLLLFYLSFFSMVICTLRVFQNSKAWENFRALTDLLAHFEPGLDVEQAETNFGWTHLEPYLYFLLSVVFVVFSFPVADKSWIPCSEMAAVAFFFTVTAFLSLHASAKLFARQALLSEVLSGACSLAHLLPDALWPLRLLGRTLVSVPLGEALALNVGVPCVLYAHLVYLLFRMAQLRGFKGTYLCLVPYLVCFTWCELCLVFLNHATAIGLIRTCAGYFLFLFALPVLSLGLAAVLVLQLLHWFLALEITKMAVTLTVCSVPVVLRLWTRFSLNPIVVVRSLSRSSVVKLILVWLSAVVLFCWMYVYRSEGMKVYNSTLTWPQYSALCGPTAWKESNMAQTQITCSHLEGHRVTWTGRFKYVRVTDIENGAQAAINLLPVLVGDWMRCLYGQPYPACGNRTSAEPRPFPPHDPLCRLKPLAKHDCHVKRFDRYKFEVTMGMPQERKTRDGTLVEDEDATKDIVLRASNEFKSLLLHLNTGSVAEFSTVLEGRLGSKWPVFELKAIRCLSCGDAHLPHRRHYKIEHDWRRAARSSLQFGFDFFFKPFLSARLRQQSDADLVTEEG, encoded by the exons ATGGAAGCATCCCCAACACACATCCCAAATCCCGGCCGCTCTCCTCCCACCACAGTGAGAACAGACTCCCTGCCTCCAAGGCCGTCCGCCAACCCACCATCCCCAAATAAGACGACCCCAAACCTCTCTATGACAACACCGTCCTCGTCGTCATCATCCTGCTTCTCGACGACCCATCAGGCTGCGCCGCGTCTGTATTCCCGCTCCTGCTCGCTTTCCACGCCGACTTGTTCTCCGCTGCGCTCGCCTGTCAGAAGCCCCTCTCAGCTGGGGAGAGCTCAGCTCAACGCGGCCTCTTCCGTCAATGCTGGAGCGCCTACCTCGCCTGAAACAG AGGATCCAGAGGAGGAGGTCAGTCTGGAGGACGTGGCGGAGAGAGCAAAGTCAGGTGATGCTAAATCGCAGACCAAG ATGGGCCGCGTCTTCCTGGCTCTGGCACAAGATAGAGACGAGGAGCTGAACAACTGTACCGCCGTCACCTGGCTGGTCCAGGCTGCCAAACAGGGCCGCAAGGACGCCGTGAAGCTGCTGCAACAGTGCTTAGGCTCCAGGAAAG GCATCACTCTAGAAAACTACAACGAGGTGAGGAAGCTGTGCATGGAAACACGCTTTGAGAGGGGAGTTCGGAAAGCGGCCCTGCTCATGTACTGGAAGTTGAACCCGGAAAGGAAGAAGTCGGTGGCTGTTGCGGAGATGCTTGAGAACGTAGAACACGTCCGCACAGATCAAG ACAAACCGGTCGCCCCAGGCCCCCTGAACAGCTCTGCTAAGAAACAAAGGAGAGTTCTGGAGACGATGGTGACCAGCGAGT CCGTCTCCCATGTTGGGATGGATGAATTTGTGGAGATGACAAAGAAGTACGCTCAGGGAATAGCGCCGCCTCCCGCCATGGCGGCTGTGTCAACCAGCGACGAAGACGAGGAGGATGAGGATGTTGTCAAGAATCCAGACGAGCTGCCCTTACATCAAAAG CTGCTGAAGTTCCCCCTTCACGCCCTCCTGGAGATCAAGGAGCACCTCATCGACTGGGCGTCGCGTGCGGGCATGCAGTGGCTGAGCGCCCTCATCCCCACGCATCACGTCAACGCACTCATCTTCTTCTTCATCATCTCCAACCTAACCATAGACTTCTTCATCTTCCTCATCCCTCTGCTGCTTTTCTACCTCTCCTTCTTCTCCATGGTCATCTGCACGCTGCGGGTGTTCCAG AATTCCAAAGCTTGGGAGAACTTCCGGGCTCTGACTGACCTGCTGGCTCACTTTGAACCTGGTCTGGATGTGGAGCAGGCGGAGACCAACTTTGGTTGGACTCACTTGGAGCCTTACCT GTACTTCTTGCTGTCCGTGGTCTTCGTGGTGTTCTCCTTCCCCGTGGCGGACAAGTCGTGGATCCCGTGTTCGGAAATGGCGGCGGTGGCGTTCTTCTTCACGGTCACCGCCTTCCTCAGCCTCCACGCCTCCGCCAAGCTGTTTGCCCGCCAAGCTCTGCTCAGCGAGGTCCTGTCGGGGGCGTGCTCCCtggctcacctgctgccggacgCCCTGTGGCCCCTGAGGCTCTTGGGCAGGACGCTGGTGTCGGTGCCTCTGGGCGAGGCGTTGGCGTTGAACGTGGGCGTGCCGTGCGTCCTCTACGCCCACCTGGTCTACCTTCTGTTCCGCATGGCCCAGCTGAGAGGCTTCAAGGGGACCTACCTGTGCCTTGTGCCGTACCTGGTCTGCTTCACCTGGTGCGAGCTCTGCTTGGTGTTCCTCAATCACGCCACCGCCATCGGCCTCATACGCACCTGCGCGGGCTACTTCCTCTTCCTGTTCGCCCTTCCGGTTCTCTCCTTAGGCCTGGCCGCGGTGCTGGTCCTACAACTCCTGCACTGGTTCCTGGCCTTGGAGATCACCAAGATGGCCGTGACGCTGACCGTCTGCTCGGTGCCCGTGGTTTTGAGGCTTTGGACGCGCTTCAGCTTGAACCCCATCGTGGTCGTCCGCTCGCTGTCCAGGAGCAGCGTGGTGAAGCTCATCCTGGTGTGGCTCAGCGCCGTGGTCCTCTTCTGCTGGATGTACGTGTACAGGTCCGAGGGCATGAAGGTCTACAACTCCACCCTCACCTGGCCGCAGTACAGCGCCCTGTGCGGCCCCACGGCCTGGAAAGAGTCCAACATGGCGCAAACCCAGATCACCTGCTCGCACCTGGAGGGTCACCGCGTCACCTGGACGGGACGCTTCAAGTACGTGCGCGTGACCGACATCGAGAACGGGGCGCAGGCGGCCATCAACCTGCTGCCCGTGCTCGTAGGCGACTGGATGCGCTGTCTGTACGGCCAGCCGTATCCCGCCTGCGGGAATCGAACCTCAGCGGAGCCTCGGCCGTTCCCTCCGCACGACCCCCTGTGCCGCCTCAAGCCGCTGGCCAAGCACGACTGCCACGTGAAGCGCTTCGACCGCTACAAGTTTGAGGTCACCATGGGCATGCCGCAGGAGAGGAAGACCAGGGACGGCACGCTGGTGGAGGACGAGGACGCCACCAAGGACATCGTCCTGCGGGCCAGCAACGAGTTCAAGTCGCTGCTTCTGCACTTGAACACGGGCAGCGTGGCCGAGTTCAGCACCGTCCTGGAAGGGCGTCTGGGCTCCAAGTGGCCCGTCTTCGAACTCAAAGCCATCCGCTGCCTGTCGTGCGGCGACGCCCACCTGCCCCACCGCCGCCACTACAAGATCGAACACGACTGGCGGCGTGCCGCTCGGAGCTCGCTGCAGTTTGGCTTCGACTTCTTCTTCAAGCCTTTCCTGAGCGCACGACTACGACAGCAGTCTGACGCCGACCTTGTGACGGAGGAGGGCTAG